From a region of the Salvelinus namaycush isolate Seneca unplaced genomic scaffold, SaNama_1.0 Scaffold2045, whole genome shotgun sequence genome:
- the gstr gene encoding glutathione S-transferase rho, whose translation MAKDMTLLWGSGSPPCWRVMIALEEKQLQGYDQKLLSFEKAEHKSKEVLDINPRGQLPAFKHGDNILNESYAACMYLESRFRSQGPQLIPEGQVEQALMYQRMFEILNLSDKLSNVIYYNYRVPEGERHDSAIKRNKENLATEIKLWEGYFQKMAVGSYLAGKAFSLADVIVFPVIAYAFRFGLSTERYPKLGAYYNMMKDRPSVKATWPPHWLENPQGGDALKEF comes from the exons ATGGCCAAGGACATGACACTTCTCTGGGGCTCCGGCTCTCCTCCGTGCTGGCGTGTCATGATCGCTCTGGAGGAAAAGCAACTGCAGGGATACGATCAGAAACTTCTGTCCTTCGAGAAAGCAGAGCACAAGTCTAAAGAAGTCCTGGACATCAATCCCAGAGGACAG cTCCCTGCGTTCAAACACGGAGACAACATACTCAACGAGTCATATGCAGCATGCATGTACCTGGAG AGCCGATTCAGGTCCCAGGGACCCCAGTTGATTCCTGAGGGCCAAGTAGAGCAGGCCCTGATGTACCAGCGCATGTTTGAGATCCTCAACCTCAGTGACAAACtca GTAACGTCATCTACTACAACTACCGTGTCCCCGAGGGGGAGAGACATGACTCGGCTATCAAGAGGAACAAGGAGAACCTGGCCACTGAAATCAAGCTGTGGGAGGGATACTTTCAGAag ATGGCGGTGGGTTCTTACCTGGCAGGAAAAGCCTTCTCATTGGCTGACGTTATTGTCTTCCCTGTGATTGCCTACGCCTTCCGCTTTGG GCTGTCTACGGAGCGTTACCCCAAACTGGGAGCATACTACAATATGATGAAGGACAGACCCAGTGTTAAAGCTACCTGGCCCCCACACTGGCTGGAAAACCCTCAGGGAGGGGACGCTCTCAAGGAGTTCTGA